A stretch of Cucumis sativus cultivar 9930 chromosome 2, Cucumber_9930_V3, whole genome shotgun sequence DNA encodes these proteins:
- the LOC101218308 gene encoding uncharacterized protein LOC101218308: MKRRNHSKSKPTAPPADLLVCFPARAHLTLLPSPARPPAEPHRRHYRKAQPSPLPWAKEMSSEPTSPKVTCAGQIKIRPHSHRSTKNWQSVMEEIERIHNKKKNPIRNQNPFGFKREIVNFLSCLRGFRFDFRCFRGFPQSDITTDDEDDEEEVFEQHEPESESQSESEEEPTRGRTMFSEWFMVLQEGEEETKPINNDAVSSLEFQPSSVSVPPPNALLLMRCSFKAFIDLSSDSVHKSDQIFFVLFCFGNLGIEES, encoded by the exons atgaagagaagaaatcaCTCCAAATCAAAACCCACTGCTCCACCGGCCGATCTTCTCGTCTGTTTTCCTGCACGTGCTCATCTCACTCTTCTCCCAAGTCCCGCCAGACCTCCCGCCGAACCCCATCGTCGTCACTACCGGAAAGCTCAACCAAGTCCTCTTCCATGGGCTAAGGAGATGTCGTCGGAGCCCACTTCCCCCAAGGTCACCTGCGCCGGCCAGATCAAAATCAGACCTCATTCTCATCGATCAACCAAGAATTGGCAATCGGTTATGGAAGAAATCGAGCGAAttcacaacaaaaagaaaaatccaattCGAAATCAAAATCCTTTCGGTTTCAAGAGAGAAATTGTTAATTTCCTCTCGTGTTTACGGGGATTCCGTTTTGATTTCCGTTGTTTCAGAGGCTTCCCTCAATCCGACATTACAACAGATGATgaggatgatgaagaagaagtatTCGAACAACACGAACCCGAATCCGAATCCCAATCAGAATCAGAAGAAGAACCCACAAGAGGAAGAACGATGTTCTCAGAATGGTTCATGGTTTTACAGGAAGGCGAAGAAGAAACCAAACCCATAAACAACGACGCCGTTTCTTCACTCGAATTCCAACCTTCCTCTGTTTCTGTTCCTCCCCCAAATGCTCTCTTACTTATGCGTTGCAG CTTCAAAGCTTTCATTGACTTAAGTTCTGACAGTGTTCATAAATCTGaccaaattttctttgttcttttttgttttggaaatttGGGCATTGAGGAATCTTAA
- the LOC101215119 gene encoding uncharacterized protein LOC101215119 has translation MDRTTPVRKPHTSTADLLTWPELPPADSPALPSSASRSAPRSHQPSDGISKVVFGGQVTDEEVESLNKRKPCSGYKMKEMTGSGIFVGNEGDEELESGSANPSQNKTGIRMYQQTLAGISHISFGEEGSVSPKKPTTVPEVAKQRELSGNLESDADAKLKKQLSDAKCKELSGHDIFAPPPEILPRPTTARTLDLKGSIEIGEPDSRGIIPGEEPSVKTAKKIYDKKFSELSGNDIFKGDVPPSSTEKPLSVAKLREMSGNDIFADGKVETRDYLGGVRKPPGGESSIALV, from the exons atGGACAGAACCACTCCTGTTCGGAAACCTCATACCTCCACTGCTGATCTCCTCACCTGGCCTGAACTTCCTCCCGCTGATTCCCCTGCTCTTCCCTCTTCTGCTTCTCGCTCAGCTCCCCGCTCTCATCAG CCCTCCGATGGGATTAGTAAGGTCGTCTTTGGAGGCCAGGTTACGGATGAAGAGGTCGAGAGCTTGAACAAAAG GAAGCCCTGTTCTGGATATAAAATGAAGGAGATGACTGGGAGTGGAATTTTTGTTGGTAATGAAGGAGATGAAGAACTAGAATCTGGAAGCGCCAACCCTTCACAGAATAAAACAGGAATACGTATGTACCAG CAAACATTGGCTGGAATTAGTCATATTTCATTTGGTGAAGAAGGTAGTGTTTCTCCTAAAAAGCCTACTACGGTACCTGAGGTTGCGAAGCAGCGTGAGTTGAGTGGGAACTTAGAAAGTGATGCCGATGCAAAGTTGAAGAAGCAGCTCTCTGATGCCAAATGCAAGGAGCTTAGTGGACATGACATATTTGCTCCTCCTCCTGAGATTTTGCCTCGACCAACAACAGCTCGCACTTTGGATCTAAAAGGAAGCATAGAGATTGGGGAGCCTGACAGT AGAGGCATAATCCCCGGAGAAGAACCTTCAGTAAAGACAGCAAAGAAGATTTACGACAAGAAGTTTTCAGAATTATCAGGAAATGACATCTTCAAAGGTGACGTTCCTCCATCGTCTACAGAGAAACCATTGAGTGTTGCAAAGTTGCGAGAGATGAGTGGCAACGACATATTTGCAGACGGAAAGGTAGAGACCCGAGACTACTTAGGCGGGGTACGCAAACCACCAGGTGGTGAGAGCAGCATTGCCTTGGTTTAA